A window of the Paenibacillus woosongensis genome harbors these coding sequences:
- a CDS encoding MinD/ParA family protein produces the protein MNDQAQALRRLVSKLEGSYDRLAPRSNSARILTVSSGKGGVGKSNFTLNFALALKTLGRKVLIFDADIGMANIDVLMGVRARYNLYHLLKGEKNLGEIIELGTNGLPFIAGGSGMADLFTLSESDLNYFTAQIEEFSEKMDYIIFDTGAGLSKETVKFITAADECIVVTTPEPTSITDAYALIKVVHGMEQEVPFRLVVNRVANQQEAKQVTDKLSLVAKRFLDMEIAMLGHIHDDPHVMQAVKKQLPFSTAFPSCVAARDIQRLAMRFLEVPQMGQKDTLTGIKGFMHRWLKRTK, from the coding sequence ATGAATGACCAGGCCCAGGCTCTTAGACGGCTTGTATCAAAGCTGGAAGGCTCTTACGACAGGCTGGCGCCAAGATCAAATTCTGCCCGGATTTTAACCGTTAGCAGCGGCAAGGGCGGTGTCGGCAAGTCCAATTTCACCTTGAACTTCGCTTTAGCCCTCAAAACACTCGGCCGCAAGGTGCTGATCTTTGATGCGGATATCGGGATGGCGAATATCGATGTGCTGATGGGCGTCAGGGCAAGGTACAATCTGTATCATCTCTTAAAAGGCGAGAAGAATTTGGGGGAGATCATCGAGCTTGGAACAAACGGTCTGCCTTTTATTGCAGGCGGCTCGGGAATGGCGGACCTGTTTACTTTATCGGAATCCGACTTGAACTATTTTACAGCTCAGATTGAAGAGTTTTCGGAGAAGATGGATTACATCATTTTCGATACTGGTGCAGGCTTGTCCAAGGAAACCGTAAAATTCATTACGGCAGCTGACGAGTGCATTGTAGTAACCACTCCGGAGCCAACATCGATAACAGATGCTTATGCATTAATCAAAGTCGTTCACGGCATGGAACAGGAAGTGCCGTTCCGGCTTGTCGTTAACCGGGTTGCAAACCAGCAGGAGGCAAAGCAGGTTACCGATAAGCTGTCGCTGGTAGCCAAACGCTTTCTCGATATGGAAATCGCCATGCTTGGACATATTCATGACGATCCGCATGTGATGCAAGCGGTCAAGAAACAACTCCCATTTTCAACCGCTTTTCCTAGCTGTGTAGCTGCGCGCGATATTCAGCGTTTAGCGATGAGATTTTTGGAAGTTCCGCAGATGGGGCAAAAGGATACCTTGACAGGAATCAAAGGATTTATGCACAGATGGCTTAAACGCACAAAATGA
- a CDS encoding protein-glutamate methylesterase/protein-glutamine glutaminase: protein MPYRIMVVDDSAFMRKIVSDLIEQDPDFQVIGTARNGREAIEQIGLLSPDLVTMDVEMPELNGLDALKIIMERQPLPVIMLSGINEQGMRETIMALELGAFDFIRKPSASTSSHDIRQVKLELHEQIRTAMLMKERKAARESGLHTQAELNSLRPASAAKTTHSADTEAGRALSKPKPERMTVIRGMEPLASATAKEQIPKSGAVKLERDVLNGARSDQDRSRKTSAETANKRGKANRTDPEIVSRSSPAAQDQGTKKLVAQKDKAPVQVTGPQEEAGAKPSAQKHTKTGFTDIVAIGTSTGGPKALKAVLEKIPRNFPAPIVIVQHMPPNFTKSLAQRLDSLSQLRVVEAEEGMKLLPGTAYIAPGGFHMNVVYGSDGYKITLNSQQQRNGHRPSVEVLYESLLPLSSLKRHIVLLTGMGSDGARAMKRLYEAGVTSTIAESEETCVVYGMPRSAIELHCVSHVLPLQEIGPKLVQVVK from the coding sequence ATGCCTTACCGGATAATGGTGGTTGATGATTCGGCATTCATGAGAAAGATCGTGTCGGACTTAATTGAGCAGGATCCTGATTTTCAAGTGATCGGCACTGCTCGGAATGGCCGAGAGGCCATTGAGCAAATCGGCCTGCTCTCGCCGGATTTGGTCACAATGGATGTGGAAATGCCGGAGCTCAATGGGCTGGATGCTTTAAAGATTATTATGGAGCGCCAGCCGCTTCCCGTGATCATGCTTTCGGGCATTAACGAGCAGGGGATGCGCGAGACGATCATGGCCCTTGAGCTTGGCGCCTTCGATTTCATTCGAAAACCCTCTGCTTCAACGAGTTCCCATGATATCAGGCAGGTGAAGCTTGAACTCCATGAACAGATCCGTACAGCCATGCTGATGAAGGAACGTAAAGCAGCACGGGAGTCGGGATTGCATACGCAAGCTGAGCTGAATTCTCTCCGGCCAGCATCAGCCGCTAAGACAACACATAGCGCAGATACCGAGGCTGGACGAGCGTTAAGCAAACCTAAACCTGAACGCATGACAGTCATCCGTGGGATGGAGCCTCTCGCTTCGGCTACTGCCAAAGAGCAAATTCCCAAATCGGGTGCCGTTAAGCTGGAGCGGGATGTCTTGAACGGAGCGAGGAGCGATCAAGACCGATCCCGGAAGACAAGCGCCGAGACGGCAAACAAGCGAGGCAAGGCAAACAGGACTGATCCAGAAATTGTATCAAGAAGCAGTCCTGCAGCTCAGGATCAAGGCACGAAAAAGCTTGTGGCTCAGAAGGACAAAGCCCCAGTGCAGGTAACGGGGCCTCAAGAAGAAGCTGGCGCTAAGCCCTCAGCCCAAAAGCATACCAAGACCGGTTTTACGGATATCGTAGCTATCGGCACTTCAACCGGCGGACCGAAGGCTTTAAAGGCTGTGTTGGAAAAAATACCCCGGAACTTTCCGGCACCAATTGTGATCGTGCAGCATATGCCGCCGAACTTTACCAAATCGCTTGCACAGCGTTTGGACAGTTTAAGCCAGCTTCGCGTCGTTGAGGCCGAGGAGGGAATGAAGCTGCTGCCCGGTACCGCATATATTGCGCCTGGCGGGTTTCATATGAATGTCGTTTATGGATCAGACGGATATAAGATTACCCTGAACAGCCAACAGCAGCGAAATGGCCACCGGCCATCCGTTGAGGTGTTGTACGAATCATTGCTTCCGCTCAGCTCCTTGAAAAGGCACATCGTGCTGCTGACAGGAATGGGCAGTGACGGGGCTAGAGCGATGAAGAGACTGTACGAGGCTGGGGTAACCTCGACGATCGCCGAAAGCGAGGAGACATGCGTCGTTTACGGCATGCCGCGCTCTGCGATTGAACTTCATTGTGTAAGCCATGTTTTACCGTTACAAGAAATAGGTCCTAAGCTCGTACAAGTAGTGAAATAA
- a CDS encoding chemotaxis protein CheA, translated as MDMNQYLSMFIDESNDHLQSLNENMLELEKAPDDIGIVQIIFRSAHTLKGMAATMGFEDLSSLTHQMENVLDLVRNEKLKMQDYIFDTLFKSLDALQMMVQDIMNGGDGKADVQSIVTSLQAIVRGEIPGGADSAASSQAAPAAKTASTGIQLDEFQYSVLEQSITEGHKVLYIEVAIREDCQLKAARAYLVFDLLERYGEVVKSHPSVQEIEQEKFERSFSLYYITQKDAAELQSMIVNLSEIESAQVMPLDHETLNQLSSGVQEAAAAGTAEAPATAAAAAPSDVKPEAPQTAAKAEAKTGARANGGAAPSRTIRVDIERLDVLMNLLSELLIDRSRLEQLAHEIKRSDLTETVEHMSRVGSDLQNIVLKLRMVPIDTVFSRFPRMVRDVAKSLDKKIDLVILGAETELDRTVIDEIGDPLVHLLRNAVDHGIEPTAQRIAAGKPETGTVQLRAFHSGNHVFIEIEDDGGGIDRDKILNKALKNGIVTQSEAATMSDEQVYMLLFAAGFSTAEVISDISGRGVGLDVVRSKIESLSGVVSVTSTLGKGTKFSVQLPLTLSIISAMLIKVGSEKYAIPLSSIVETGIIQRNQIRSVHGYTMVPYRDAHIPLMSLANLFEVADFDENAEEETEIVVIRKGERLAALTIEDFIGQSEIVIKNLGKYLPQVQGVAGATILGDGQVALIVDPNAFIK; from the coding sequence ATGGACATGAATCAGTATTTATCCATGTTTATCGATGAGTCCAACGATCATTTGCAATCATTAAACGAAAATATGCTAGAACTGGAAAAAGCGCCGGATGATATCGGCATCGTACAAATTATCTTCCGCTCCGCGCATACCCTAAAGGGAATGGCTGCTACGATGGGGTTTGAGGACTTATCCTCGCTTACGCATCAAATGGAGAACGTGCTTGATCTGGTACGTAATGAAAAATTGAAAATGCAGGATTATATTTTTGACACTCTATTTAAGAGTCTCGATGCCCTGCAAATGATGGTTCAGGATATTATGAATGGCGGCGATGGCAAAGCTGATGTTCAATCTATTGTTACTTCACTTCAAGCGATCGTACGAGGTGAGATTCCTGGGGGAGCGGACAGTGCGGCTTCCTCGCAGGCAGCTCCTGCTGCTAAGACGGCTAGCACTGGCATTCAACTGGACGAGTTCCAGTACTCCGTCCTGGAGCAATCGATCACTGAAGGCCACAAGGTGCTGTACATTGAGGTTGCGATCCGCGAAGACTGCCAATTAAAAGCCGCCCGTGCTTATTTAGTTTTCGACCTGCTCGAGCGCTATGGCGAAGTCGTTAAATCCCATCCTTCGGTACAAGAGATTGAGCAGGAGAAGTTTGAACGCAGCTTTTCGCTGTATTACATAACGCAGAAAGATGCAGCTGAGCTGCAGAGCATGATCGTCAATCTTTCAGAAATTGAATCGGCGCAAGTAATGCCGCTAGATCATGAAACACTGAACCAGCTCTCCTCAGGGGTTCAGGAAGCAGCCGCGGCTGGAACTGCAGAAGCACCGGCCACCGCAGCCGCAGCGGCACCGTCCGATGTGAAGCCGGAGGCCCCGCAAACGGCTGCCAAGGCGGAAGCAAAAACAGGTGCCCGAGCAAACGGCGGAGCAGCTCCTTCTCGTACAATCCGCGTTGATATCGAGCGTTTGGATGTGCTCATGAACTTGCTCAGCGAATTGCTGATTGACCGCTCCAGGCTGGAGCAGCTGGCTCATGAAATCAAACGTTCCGATTTGACCGAAACGGTGGAGCATATGAGCCGCGTGGGCAGCGACCTCCAGAATATTGTCCTTAAGCTGCGCATGGTTCCGATCGACACGGTATTCAGCCGTTTTCCGCGAATGGTTCGAGATGTGGCCAAATCGCTGGATAAGAAAATCGACCTGGTGATTCTTGGGGCCGAAACCGAGCTGGATCGCACAGTCATCGACGAAATCGGGGATCCTCTCGTACACTTGCTTAGAAACGCAGTGGATCATGGTATCGAGCCGACTGCACAGCGGATCGCGGCAGGCAAACCGGAGACGGGAACCGTTCAGCTTCGCGCATTCCATAGCGGTAACCATGTGTTTATCGAAATCGAGGATGACGGCGGCGGCATTGACCGTGATAAAATTTTGAACAAAGCGCTGAAGAATGGAATCGTTACACAGAGTGAGGCGGCAACGATGTCGGACGAACAGGTGTACATGCTGCTGTTCGCAGCAGGTTTCAGTACGGCTGAAGTCATCTCGGACATTTCCGGACGCGGCGTTGGTCTTGATGTCGTACGGTCCAAGATTGAATCGTTAAGCGGCGTCGTGTCCGTGACCTCGACCCTGGGCAAAGGAACGAAGTTCTCGGTTCAGCTACCGCTTACGCTATCTATTATTTCTGCGATGCTGATCAAGGTTGGGTCTGAGAAGTACGCGATACCCCTTTCATCGATTGTGGAAACGGGCATCATTCAACGCAACCAGATTCGCAGCGTTCATGGCTATACGATGGTGCCATACCGGGACGCTCATATTCCTCTAATGTCTTTGGCCAATCTGTTCGAGGTTGCCGATTTCGATGAAAATGCGGAAGAGGAAACAGAAATCGTCGTCATCCGTAAGGGCGAACGCTTGGCGGCATTGACCATTGAAGATTTCATTGGCCAAAGCGAAATCGTCATTAAGAATTTGGGCAAATATTTGCCTCAGGTGCAGGGTGTTGCCGGGGCGACGATTCTAGGTGATGGACAAGTAGCTCTGATTGTAGACCCTAACGCATTCATTAAGTAA
- a CDS encoding chemotaxis protein CheW, whose protein sequence is MGEELKVIVFKLGEEEYGIEVDKVQTIERMMPITRVPKTYSFVKGVINLRGVVIPVIDLRGRFGLPETEYTDQTRIIIVAVNEMEVGFIVDSANDVMDLNSDVIDSPPDVVGGIKAKYLHGVARISEERLLVMLNLSEVLNRSEIIQLESLED, encoded by the coding sequence ATGGGAGAGGAATTGAAAGTCATCGTATTTAAACTGGGTGAGGAAGAATACGGTATTGAGGTAGACAAAGTTCAGACGATCGAGCGCATGATGCCAATAACCCGTGTCCCGAAAACGTACTCGTTCGTAAAGGGAGTCATCAACTTACGCGGCGTCGTCATTCCTGTCATTGATTTGCGCGGGCGCTTCGGCCTTCCGGAAACGGAGTACACGGATCAGACCCGAATTATTATTGTCGCGGTAAATGAGATGGAAGTTGGCTTTATCGTTGATTCGGCGAACGATGTCATGGATCTGAACAGCGATGTGATCGATTCCCCGCCGGATGTGGTCGGAGGAATTAAAGCGAAGTATTTGCATGGCGTCGCCCGCATTTCCGAGGAGCGCCTCCTGGTCATGCTGAACTTGTCTGAGGTGCTGAACCGCTCTGAAATCATTCAATTGGAAAGTTTAGAGGATTAA
- a CDS encoding chemotaxis protein CheC yields the protein MDVLKEVGNIGAGNAATALSRLLNKPIDMAVPKVQMLPFEAVAEKVGGAECIVLAIFLRVEGDAPGNLFFILSPEGAKKLLHRLAGIHVESEEEFSEMEWSALSEIGNILAGSYLSSLADFTSLAMTPTVPALAMDMAGAILSYGLLQFGEMGDSALLIDTTFIEDQQEVEGQFFLIPDPESFDKIFTALGVPMNDD from the coding sequence ATGGATGTGTTAAAGGAAGTCGGCAATATCGGCGCTGGGAATGCCGCCACCGCCTTATCCAGACTGCTTAACAAACCAATTGACATGGCCGTGCCCAAAGTTCAAATGCTGCCTTTTGAGGCGGTGGCTGAAAAGGTTGGAGGAGCGGAGTGCATTGTTCTAGCCATCTTTTTGCGAGTGGAAGGCGATGCTCCCGGAAATCTGTTTTTTATCCTCAGTCCGGAAGGGGCGAAGAAGCTGCTTCATCGTCTTGCGGGAATCCATGTGGAGAGCGAGGAGGAGTTTTCCGAGATGGAATGGTCGGCTCTTTCGGAAATTGGTAATATTTTGGCCGGCTCCTATCTGTCTTCGCTCGCCGATTTCACCTCGCTGGCCATGACGCCGACCGTTCCCGCGCTGGCGATGGATATGGCTGGAGCAATATTGAGTTACGGGCTGCTGCAGTTCGGCGAAATGGGTGATTCCGCGTTGCTAATAGATACGACATTCATCGAGGACCAGCAAGAAGTGGAGGGACAATTTTTCCTTATCCCGGATCCTGAATCCTTCGATAAAATATTTACCGCCTTAGGAGTACCGATGAATGATGATTGA
- a CDS encoding chemotaxis protein CheD, producing MIEEQRIVKVGMADLNIIQQAGLIRTTGLGSCVGLTLYDPLAKMAGLAHVMLPTSTIAREGELNIAKYADTAVPALLEQLLSSGADKKRIVAKMAGGSQMFTFAGTGDSLRIGPRNVESCKEKLSELGIPLLAEDTGGNYGRTIELDCETGILFIRSVQKGIKEL from the coding sequence ATGATTGAGGAACAGCGAATCGTGAAGGTCGGCATGGCAGATCTCAATATTATCCAGCAAGCAGGGCTTATTCGGACAACTGGGCTTGGCTCTTGTGTAGGACTTACTTTGTATGATCCGCTAGCCAAAATGGCTGGCCTTGCCCATGTCATGCTTCCGACATCCACCATCGCCCGCGAGGGCGAGCTCAATATTGCCAAGTATGCGGATACTGCCGTACCGGCATTATTAGAACAATTGCTTTCGAGCGGAGCAGACAAAAAACGCATTGTGGCCAAAATGGCGGGCGGATCTCAAATGTTCACCTTTGCGGGAACGGGAGATTCGTTGCGGATTGGCCCGAGAAATGTAGAATCATGCAAAGAGAAGCTGTCGGAGCTGGGCATCCCGTTGTTAGCTGAGGACACGGGGGGCAATTACGGAAGAACGATCGAACTCGATTGCGAAACGGGTATATTATTTATACGCAGTGTACAAAAGGGTATAAAGGAATTGTAG
- a CDS encoding FliA/WhiG family RNA polymerase sigma factor → MDERKTSTLNYADVWERWKEQGDIEAKKELIEKHLHIVDYVSGRLAVGLPKNVSKDDLSSNGVMGLIDAVEKFDYKRGLQFETYASWRVRGAILDGLRQGDWVPRSVREKAKKIEEGYQHLEQQYLRSVTDLEMSEYLNVSEREFQNMLQEVAVMTLCSLEDPIREEESETRLTLLIDEKAKNPDYKVREFFLKDSLAKGIEKLTEKERTVVSLLYYEDLSLSEIAEVMSLSPSRISQLHSKAILRLRGSLEKQKDLLMLED, encoded by the coding sequence TTGGACGAGCGGAAGACATCCACTTTGAACTACGCCGATGTGTGGGAGCGATGGAAAGAACAAGGAGATATTGAGGCCAAAAAGGAGCTTATCGAGAAGCATTTGCACATTGTCGATTATGTTTCGGGACGTCTGGCTGTTGGCCTTCCCAAAAATGTCTCTAAAGACGACTTATCCAGTAACGGCGTAATGGGTTTGATAGACGCTGTGGAAAAATTCGATTATAAAAGAGGTTTGCAATTTGAGACCTATGCTTCATGGAGGGTTAGAGGGGCAATTTTGGACGGTCTAAGGCAAGGGGATTGGGTGCCTCGATCCGTTCGGGAGAAAGCCAAGAAAATTGAAGAGGGATACCAGCACCTGGAGCAGCAGTATCTTCGTTCCGTGACAGATTTAGAGATGAGTGAATATTTGAATGTCAGTGAAAGGGAATTTCAAAATATGCTGCAGGAAGTTGCCGTAATGACACTATGTTCATTGGAAGACCCGATTCGAGAGGAAGAATCAGAGACGCGGCTCACCTTGTTGATTGACGAGAAAGCCAAGAACCCTGATTATAAAGTAAGGGAATTTTTCCTGAAGGATTCTTTAGCTAAAGGAATCGAAAAGCTGACGGAGAAGGAACGTACCGTTGTTTCCCTACTATATTATGAAGATTTATCCTTGAGTGAAATTGCGGAGGTGATGTCGCTTTCCCCGTCACGTATTTCTCAACTCCATTCCAAGGCGATCCTTAGGCTTCGCGGAAGCTTGGAGAAGCAGAAAGACTTGTTGATGCTGGAAGATTGA
- a CDS encoding DUF342 domain-containing protein: MDYMNDLGQILSVTTNDDKTVAYLQFLKKDEEFTCTPEVLQHFLRGEGIKFGIQDDIVARFAMNAKEYFFSKTPIAIGIEPVQGQDGSIRYAVPMDGEDQHHRPAESDDGTVDFKDVTRLNNVRKGQLIAELVPPVPGHPGTAVTGESIPCKEGKAARFKVGKNVVLNPEQTAMYAAIDGLVTQTEKGKLNVFPVYEVNGDVDYSIGNIDFVGTVVIRGNVLTGFRVCASGDIRVVGGVEGAELIAEGSIEITGGIIGYNKGLVKAGQQVKSAFIQDGNVTAGEDIVVTQSIMHSNVRAGRDVICSGTKGLIVGGNIQAGERVMARVIGNPMSTATSIEVGVLPELRNELLELRQQLKDQMANVDKTEKALTLLDQLASMGKLTPDKVAMRSKLNLTKKSSMQELEEIRERMLHIEKALEETGNARVDVLKMIYGGSKIVIGRYTKYIKEPISRMSFYYTEGDIAMSAYV, translated from the coding sequence ATGGATTACATGAATGATCTTGGCCAAATATTGAGCGTGACAACAAATGACGACAAAACGGTTGCATACCTGCAGTTTTTGAAGAAAGATGAAGAGTTTACCTGCACTCCGGAGGTTTTGCAGCATTTTTTGCGCGGCGAAGGCATCAAATTCGGCATACAAGATGATATTGTTGCCCGATTTGCCATGAATGCGAAGGAATACTTTTTTAGCAAGACGCCGATTGCCATTGGGATCGAACCAGTACAAGGGCAGGACGGATCGATCCGTTATGCCGTGCCGATGGATGGTGAGGATCAGCACCATCGACCGGCGGAAAGCGATGACGGTACCGTGGATTTCAAGGATGTAACTCGACTGAACAACGTTCGGAAGGGACAACTCATTGCTGAGCTGGTTCCGCCTGTACCCGGTCATCCCGGAACGGCGGTCACCGGAGAGTCGATTCCCTGCAAAGAAGGGAAGGCAGCACGTTTTAAGGTGGGCAAGAACGTTGTTCTTAATCCGGAACAAACGGCGATGTATGCGGCCATCGACGGCTTGGTCACCCAGACCGAAAAAGGCAAGCTGAATGTATTTCCGGTTTACGAGGTCAATGGCGATGTGGATTACAGCATCGGGAATATCGATTTCGTAGGCACCGTTGTCATACGCGGCAACGTTCTGACCGGATTTCGGGTATGCGCCTCCGGAGATATTCGCGTCGTCGGCGGAGTAGAGGGCGCAGAATTGATCGCAGAAGGATCTATTGAAATTACGGGCGGCATTATTGGTTATAACAAAGGGCTCGTTAAAGCAGGGCAGCAAGTAAAAAGCGCCTTTATCCAGGACGGCAATGTGACGGCTGGCGAGGACATCGTTGTAACCCAGAGTATTATGCACTCTAATGTTCGTGCCGGCAGAGATGTGATCTGCAGCGGCACCAAAGGTCTAATCGTTGGAGGCAACATACAAGCCGGAGAACGGGTTATGGCGAGAGTTATCGGCAATCCGATGTCTACGGCCACGTCGATCGAGGTGGGCGTTCTTCCGGAGCTGCGCAATGAGCTGCTGGAATTGCGCCAACAGCTGAAGGATCAAATGGCGAATGTCGACAAGACCGAGAAAGCGCTTACCCTCCTCGATCAATTAGCTTCTATGGGCAAACTCACGCCGGATAAGGTGGCGATGCGATCCAAGCTTAACTTGACCAAGAAATCGAGCATGCAGGAACTGGAGGAGATCAGGGAGCGCATGCTGCATATCGAGAAGGCATTGGAAGAAACAGGCAACGCACGTGTGGATGTTCTGAAGATGATCTATGGCGGCTCCAAAATTGTCATAGGCAGATACACCAAATATATTAAAGAACCGATATCCAGAATGTCCTTCTATTATACCGAGGGAGACATCGCTATGTCGGCTTACGTCTAA
- the rpsB gene encoding 30S ribosomal protein S2, whose protein sequence is MAVISMKQLLEAGVHFGHQTRRWNPKMDRYIFTERNGIYIIDLQKTVKKVEEAYNFVKSIAEENGTILFVGTKKQAQDSVKEEAERAGQFYINQRWLGGTLTNFQTIQKRIDRLKQLETWEEDGTFEVLPKKEVIILRKEKDRLEKFLGGIKNMKGLPSALFVIDPRKERIAVAEARKLGIPIVGIVDTNCDPDEIDYVIPGNDDAIRAVKLLTGKMADAVIEANQGEQTTA, encoded by the coding sequence ATGGCAGTCATTTCCATGAAACAACTGCTTGAAGCAGGCGTACACTTCGGACACCAGACACGTCGCTGGAACCCGAAAATGGACCGTTATATCTTTACTGAAAGAAACGGTATTTACATCATCGACCTGCAAAAAACAGTCAAGAAAGTCGAAGAAGCTTATAATTTTGTAAAGAGCATCGCTGAAGAGAATGGTACCATTCTGTTCGTAGGTACTAAGAAGCAAGCTCAAGATTCCGTGAAAGAAGAAGCTGAGCGCGCTGGCCAATTTTATATTAACCAACGCTGGCTTGGCGGAACTCTAACCAACTTCCAAACCATTCAAAAACGGATTGATCGTTTGAAACAATTGGAGACTTGGGAAGAGGACGGCACTTTCGAAGTGCTTCCGAAGAAAGAAGTTATCATTCTGCGCAAAGAGAAAGATCGCCTGGAGAAATTCCTTGGCGGTATCAAGAACATGAAGGGTCTGCCAAGCGCGCTGTTCGTCATCGATCCTCGCAAAGAGCGCATCGCTGTTGCGGAAGCACGTAAATTGGGCATCCCAATCGTAGGTATCGTTGATACAAACTGCGATCCGGACGAAATCGACTATGTCATCCCAGGTAACGACGACGCGATCCGCGCGGTTAAATTGTTGACTGGTAAAATGGCAGATGCTGTGATCGAAGCAAACCAAGGGGAGCAAACAACGGCTTAA
- the tsf gene encoding translation elongation factor Ts, which produces MAVDAKAVKELREKTGAGMLDCKKALEEVNGDIEKAVEFLREKGLAASAKKSGRIATEGIVESYIHANGKIGVLVEVNCETDFVALTDQFKEFVRDIAIHIAASNPRYVRREDVPQDEIEKEKEILKAQALNEGKPEKIVEKMVEGRISKYFEEYCLLEQSFVKDPDKTISTLLNEKIATIGENISIRRFVRYELGEGLEKKVDNFVEEVMSQVNQ; this is translated from the coding sequence ATGGCAGTTGATGCAAAAGCGGTAAAAGAACTACGCGAAAAAACAGGTGCAGGTATGCTTGATTGCAAAAAAGCGCTTGAAGAAGTTAATGGTGATATCGAGAAAGCAGTCGAATTTCTTCGTGAGAAAGGTTTGGCTGCATCTGCGAAAAAATCCGGACGTATCGCTACTGAAGGTATCGTAGAATCTTACATCCATGCGAACGGTAAAATCGGCGTTCTCGTTGAAGTAAACTGCGAGACGGATTTCGTTGCGCTTACGGATCAATTTAAAGAGTTCGTTCGCGACATTGCAATTCATATCGCTGCGTCCAACCCTCGTTACGTACGCCGCGAAGACGTTCCGCAAGATGAAATCGAGAAGGAGAAAGAAATCCTTAAAGCTCAAGCGCTCAACGAAGGAAAACCTGAGAAAATCGTTGAGAAAATGGTGGAAGGACGTATTTCCAAATACTTCGAAGAGTACTGCTTGCTGGAGCAATCCTTCGTTAAAGATCCGGACAAAACAATCTCCACGCTGCTTAACGAGAAAATCGCTACAATCGGCGAGAATATCTCGATCCGTCGTTTCGTTCGTTACGAGCTGGGCGAAGGCCTGGAGAAAAAAGTGGATAACTTTGTAGAAGAAGTTATGTCCCAAGTGAATCAATAA
- the pyrH gene encoding UMP kinase → MEQPVFKRIVLKVSGESLAGQNGYGIDAETISSIAQQVKEVVELGVQVAIVCGGGNIWRGIAGSAKGIDRATADYMGMLATVMNSLALQDALEQIDVPTRVQTSIAMQQIAEPYIRRRAIRHLEKGRVVIFAAGTGNPFFSTDTTAALRAAEIEAEVILMAKNKVDGVYSADPFVDPTAEKYEILTYMEVLSKNLGVMDSTASSLCMDNDIPLIVFAITEQGNIKRVVLGEKIGTTVRGSVD, encoded by the coding sequence TTGGAGCAGCCAGTTTTTAAACGTATTGTATTGAAGGTCAGTGGGGAGTCGCTAGCCGGTCAAAACGGGTATGGGATTGATGCGGAGACGATTTCATCGATTGCTCAGCAAGTGAAAGAAGTGGTTGAACTGGGCGTGCAGGTCGCCATCGTATGCGGTGGGGGCAACATATGGCGCGGTATTGCGGGCAGTGCGAAGGGCATTGACCGTGCTACGGCGGACTATATGGGGATGCTGGCTACCGTCATGAATTCGCTCGCTTTGCAGGATGCGTTGGAGCAAATCGACGTGCCTACGCGGGTTCAGACTTCGATCGCCATGCAGCAAATCGCGGAGCCTTACATACGGCGCCGTGCGATCCGGCATTTAGAGAAAGGCCGCGTCGTCATATTTGCAGCTGGAACAGGCAACCCATTCTTCTCTACGGATACGACAGCAGCACTGCGTGCCGCTGAAATTGAAGCCGAAGTAATTCTGATGGCTAAAAATAAAGTGGACGGCGTATATTCTGCGGATCCGTTCGTGGATCCGACAGCCGAGAAATATGAAATACTTACCTACATGGAAGTGCTCAGCAAAAACCTGGGTGTTATGGACTCCACGGCATCATCGTTATGTATGGACAACGACATTCCGCTTATCGTGTTTGCGATTACGGAACAAGGCAATATTAAACGTGTAGTCCTCGGTGAGAAAATTGGAACGACTGTGAGAGGAAGTGTAGATTAA